Proteins encoded within one genomic window of Desulfomonile tiedjei:
- the galE gene encoding UDP-glucose 4-epimerase GalE, translating to MAREARSVGKLRILVIGGAGYVGSHFTRYAVNAGFRATVVDNLSTGHLSAIGSHDFLRMDLKDQRALKEHLEENQYRAIFHFAASCLVGESIVDPAQYYQNNVVAAFNMLEAMRATGHDRVVFSSSCSVYGIPQSLPLREDHPKNPISPYGRTKLAIEWMLEDYHAAYGIRSASLRYFNAAGGEPQAGLGEDHRPESHLIPNVVRYALGLAGELVIFGDDYPTPDGSCIRDYVHVTDLAEAHLSALDKLEDMPVIKLNLGTGRGFSNLQVVEAVSRISGVKLGPKIGPRRPGDPPELVADPGEAFRLLQWEPSRSDLDPMVSEVLQWFSDHPDGYAD from the coding sequence ATGGCAAGGGAGGCTCGAAGCGTGGGGAAATTAAGAATCCTGGTTATCGGAGGTGCGGGCTACGTCGGGTCGCATTTCACTCGATACGCGGTTAACGCAGGATTCAGGGCTACTGTTGTGGATAACCTCTCCACTGGCCACCTTTCCGCCATTGGCAGCCATGACTTCCTTCGAATGGACCTCAAAGATCAGCGAGCCCTGAAGGAGCATCTTGAAGAGAATCAGTACCGGGCCATCTTTCATTTTGCGGCCAGTTGTCTCGTGGGCGAATCCATCGTAGATCCCGCGCAGTATTATCAGAACAATGTCGTGGCAGCATTCAACATGCTGGAAGCCATGCGCGCGACCGGCCATGATCGGGTGGTCTTTTCCTCTTCGTGCTCGGTTTACGGCATACCGCAGAGCCTCCCGCTGCGAGAGGATCACCCGAAGAACCCGATTTCGCCCTACGGTCGCACTAAGCTTGCCATAGAATGGATGCTGGAAGACTACCATGCGGCTTATGGCATACGATCCGCAAGCCTGAGGTACTTCAATGCCGCGGGCGGCGAGCCGCAGGCAGGCCTTGGAGAGGACCATCGGCCGGAATCTCACCTGATCCCCAACGTAGTGCGATATGCCCTTGGACTTGCGGGAGAATTGGTCATCTTCGGGGACGATTACCCTACTCCGGACGGGTCCTGCATAAGGGACTACGTTCACGTGACGGATCTGGCCGAAGCCCATTTATCGGCCCTTGATAAGCTCGAGGACATGCCTGTGATCAAGCTGAATCTGGGCACGGGCAGAGGCTTCTCTAATCTCCAGGTGGTCGAAGCTGTCAGCAGAATCTCAGGCGTCAAACTGGGACCCAAGATAGGTCCCAGGAGGCCCGGAGATCCCCCCGAATTGGTGGCTGACCCGGGTGAGGCGTTTCGACTGCTCCAATGGGAGCCGTCGAGGTCAGACCTTGATCCGATGGTTTCCGAAGTGTTGCAGTGGTTTTCGGATCATCCGGACGGGTATGCGGATTGA
- a CDS encoding NAD-dependent epimerase/dehydratase family protein encodes MTTFLVTGSAGFIGFYISKALLAAGETVVGLDNFNSYYAPALKRARTEILAADKNFHPLEIDLIDREAINRCYDEYSPDIVCHMAAQAGVRHSLRNPYAYQESNLEGFVNLIEKARRKGVKRFVYASSSSVYGGNTKMPYSEADPVNTPVSLYAATKRANELIAHTYTHLWGLQTIALRFFTVYGPWGRPDMAYWSFLEAILNGEPIKVFNYGKNRRDFTYIDDIIQGVIASLTAPALDSYEIINLGNHRPVDVMDFIKTLEDFTGKTAVKEMVPAQPGDVVATYADIAKAEAKLGFRPRTALRDGLEVFVKWYEENGALVDAVRRHRLTE; translated from the coding sequence ATGACAACCTTTCTGGTGACCGGCAGCGCCGGGTTCATTGGTTTCTACATATCAAAAGCACTCCTTGCGGCCGGAGAAACGGTTGTCGGCCTGGATAATTTCAACTCTTATTATGCGCCGGCATTGAAAAGGGCCCGTACCGAGATTCTAGCCGCTGACAAGAACTTCCATCCTTTGGAAATAGATCTCATCGATCGGGAAGCCATCAATAGATGCTACGACGAATATTCTCCCGACATCGTCTGCCACATGGCTGCTCAGGCGGGAGTGAGACATTCTCTGAGAAATCCTTACGCCTACCAGGAGTCCAACCTCGAAGGCTTTGTCAATCTAATCGAAAAGGCGCGGCGCAAAGGCGTAAAACGCTTTGTGTACGCGTCCAGCTCCAGTGTTTACGGCGGTAACACCAAGATGCCCTACTCCGAGGCCGACCCCGTGAATACGCCTGTAAGCCTGTATGCGGCGACCAAGCGAGCTAACGAACTCATTGCACATACATATACCCACCTGTGGGGATTGCAGACCATAGCGCTTCGTTTCTTTACGGTGTACGGCCCTTGGGGCAGACCTGATATGGCGTACTGGTCTTTCTTGGAAGCGATCCTGAATGGAGAGCCCATCAAGGTATTCAATTACGGTAAGAACCGGCGAGACTTCACTTACATTGACGACATAATCCAGGGTGTAATCGCATCATTGACCGCGCCGGCACTTGATTCGTACGAAATCATCAACCTGGGCAATCACCGTCCCGTGGACGTGATGGATTTCATCAAAACCCTCGAGGATTTCACGGGAAAAACCGCTGTCAAGGAGATGGTCCCGGCCCAACCGGGAGATGTAGTGGCCACGTACGCGGACATAGCTAAGGCGGAGGCGAAACTGGGCTTCAGGCCGAGGACCGCGTTGCGTGATGGTTTGGAAGTATTCGTGAAATGGTACGAGGAAAACGGGGCTCTTGTCGACGCGGTGCGCCGGCATCGACTCACCGAATGA
- a CDS encoding phosphotransferase, translated as MPGSNADIESRLLRLKQGTFPATIVRLAGDASTRSYFRACYPGGETRVLMFQAHPGQNEEASFLDVQRFLEDLGLPVPRVYAHHPGEGLIVLEDLGDELLETVVESANEDRVRALYFQAVDLLVRMRHAVDSGTSTCGAFDLAFDEAKLMQEMDFFLTHFVRGLAAIDPTEEASESLQEFFTMICGRLAAEPRIFTHRDYHARNLLVHEDRLVMIDFQDARMGPAQYDLASLLRDSYVTLPEDFIEELIDGYVKGVGEEASGSRELFNYVFDLMSLQRNIKALGTFGYQSHAKRSTRYISSIPRTARYIDRNIKRYPEFARFRSVVADLITGPALSFAGHYSPAENAGNAEA; from the coding sequence TTGCCTGGCAGTAACGCGGACATCGAGAGCCGTCTTCTTCGATTGAAACAGGGGACATTTCCGGCGACTATTGTTCGTCTCGCGGGGGACGCTTCGACGCGCTCATATTTTCGGGCCTGTTATCCCGGCGGGGAAACCAGGGTTTTGATGTTCCAGGCCCATCCCGGACAGAACGAGGAAGCGTCATTCCTGGACGTGCAGCGCTTTCTCGAGGACCTGGGCTTGCCGGTCCCGCGTGTCTATGCCCATCACCCCGGTGAAGGCCTGATCGTGCTCGAAGACCTTGGAGACGAACTTCTTGAAACGGTGGTTGAAAGCGCAAATGAGGATCGGGTTCGTGCTCTCTACTTTCAAGCGGTGGACCTTCTTGTCAGGATGCGCCACGCAGTAGACAGTGGCACTTCTACATGCGGGGCGTTCGACCTGGCCTTTGACGAAGCCAAGCTGATGCAGGAGATGGATTTCTTCCTCACGCATTTTGTACGAGGTCTGGCCGCGATTGACCCCACCGAAGAAGCCTCCGAAAGCCTTCAGGAGTTCTTTACGATGATTTGCGGCCGGTTGGCCGCGGAACCTCGGATATTTACTCATCGAGACTACCATGCGCGCAACCTCCTCGTTCATGAAGACCGTTTGGTCATGATAGACTTCCAGGACGCCAGGATGGGCCCTGCTCAATACGATCTGGCGTCCCTGCTTCGCGATTCCTACGTGACTCTGCCGGAAGATTTCATCGAAGAGTTGATTGACGGTTATGTGAAAGGCGTGGGTGAGGAGGCGAGCGGCTCGCGGGAGCTATTCAATTACGTCTTCGACTTGATGTCCCTTCAACGAAATATCAAAGCGTTGGGCACTTTCGGTTACCAGTCGCACGCAAAACGATCTACCAGGTACATTTCGTCAATTCCCCGCACAGCGAGGTACATCGACCGTAACATCAAGCGTTACCCTGAGTTCGCGCGCTTCAGGTCGGTCGTGGCGGACCTCATCACCGGGCCTGCTCTATCCTTTGCCGGACACTATTCCCCCGCAGAGAACGCAGGGAACGCGGAGGCGTAG
- a CDS encoding NDP-sugar synthase, translated as MKAMILAAGLGTRLRPLTFERAKPAIPLLGKPILIRLIERLIEDGATEFRINLHHLPHTIEQIFDNPARENLSVSFSHESQILGTAGGLKANEPFFDQGTFLMVNGDIVLEFPLAEAIAFHKERAALATLVLLPQPPPYTYVPVRIDREGSLWDFKETGKRGDPRPEPYLFTGVHILEPEIFNFIPSGIFYEINDLVYPEVIRKGGKVCGFPVQGYWNDLGDPVRYLEAQRSLLTRSRVIPPVFISPEADASDKASVGPFVSVEAGCTLEEGSQASNAVLWENVTLRPGASVTNCIIGSDMIVEGEKVNSIVTRNGERELAWQ; from the coding sequence ATGAAGGCCATGATCCTTGCCGCGGGTCTGGGGACGCGCCTGAGGCCCTTGACCTTCGAACGCGCTAAGCCCGCTATCCCCCTCTTGGGAAAGCCGATTCTGATACGCCTGATTGAAAGGCTCATCGAAGACGGTGCGACGGAATTCCGAATAAACCTTCACCACCTTCCGCATACCATCGAACAAATATTCGATAATCCTGCACGGGAAAACCTCTCGGTGTCATTCTCGCATGAATCGCAGATTCTTGGGACCGCCGGAGGGCTGAAAGCCAACGAGCCTTTTTTCGATCAGGGGACCTTTCTCATGGTCAACGGCGACATTGTGCTCGAATTTCCTTTGGCTGAAGCCATAGCATTTCACAAAGAGCGTGCAGCGCTTGCCACGCTGGTGTTACTACCTCAGCCTCCCCCTTACACCTACGTTCCGGTTCGAATAGACCGTGAGGGATCGTTGTGGGACTTCAAGGAAACCGGTAAACGAGGTGATCCAAGGCCGGAGCCGTATCTGTTCACCGGAGTTCACATCCTGGAACCGGAAATATTCAATTTCATCCCCTCCGGAATATTCTACGAGATCAACGATCTGGTCTATCCCGAGGTGATCCGAAAAGGGGGAAAGGTCTGCGGCTTTCCGGTCCAGGGATACTGGAACGATCTGGGAGATCCGGTTCGCTATCTCGAGGCCCAGAGGTCCCTTCTGACACGTAGCCGCGTCATCCCTCCTGTCTTTATATCGCCTGAAGCGGACGCGTCTGACAAAGCGAGTGTCGGACCATTCGTCTCGGTCGAGGCAGGCTGCACCCTTGAGGAAGGGTCCCAAGCATCGAATGCCGTGCTTTGGGAGAACGTGACGTTAAGGCCTGGTGCATCGGTGACCAATTGCATCATAGGTTCGGATATGATTGTGGAAGGGGAGAAGGTCAACAGCATTGTCACACGCAATGGAGAGCGGGAGCTTGCCTGGCAGTAA
- a CDS encoding D-alanine--D-alanine ligase yields MRSGRLVVALIFGGRSAEHEVSLRSAASVFQAMDKEKYHVIPVLITQHGAWYRRPAKIGSFQSQTDLSGNDRLLLSPDPAHKGFLNISDRGQTEHMAVDVVFPVLHGTYGEDGTLQGLLELANVPYVGCGVLASAVGMDKVIMKGAFRDNGLEVGPFFWFLRREWRERESAILEKMRERGCPLFVKPANLGSSVGITKVEEPARFAAAVELAASYDRKILIEDAIVGRELEVSVLGNDLAAASVPGEVISHADFYDYEEKYLNDTAELVVPADLKPEAQERARSAAIAAFRAVDGSGLARVDMFLTPDDRIIVNEINTLPGFTSISMYPKLWEATGISYARLIDDLVDLALERHRDKQAICTDRTQP; encoded by the coding sequence ATGCGATCGGGTAGGCTCGTAGTTGCTCTAATCTTTGGCGGGCGCTCGGCGGAACACGAAGTTTCTCTTCGATCCGCGGCATCTGTGTTTCAGGCGATGGACAAAGAGAAATATCACGTAATTCCGGTTCTGATCACACAGCATGGGGCTTGGTACCGAAGACCCGCCAAGATTGGCTCCTTTCAGTCACAAACCGATCTTTCTGGAAACGACCGGTTGCTGTTGTCGCCGGATCCCGCGCATAAGGGTTTCTTGAACATCAGTGACCGCGGCCAAACGGAGCACATGGCCGTGGACGTGGTTTTTCCTGTGCTTCATGGGACTTACGGAGAAGATGGCACCCTCCAGGGTTTGTTGGAACTGGCGAACGTGCCCTATGTGGGATGCGGCGTACTCGCATCGGCCGTGGGCATGGACAAAGTGATCATGAAAGGTGCGTTCAGGGACAACGGCCTCGAAGTGGGACCGTTCTTCTGGTTCCTCCGCCGTGAGTGGCGTGAGCGAGAGTCGGCGATCCTGGAGAAAATGCGGGAGAGAGGATGCCCGCTCTTTGTCAAACCCGCCAATCTGGGGTCTTCCGTGGGCATCACCAAGGTCGAAGAGCCGGCACGTTTTGCGGCCGCAGTGGAACTGGCCGCTTCGTACGATCGAAAGATACTGATTGAAGATGCCATCGTCGGGCGGGAACTGGAAGTCAGTGTGCTCGGCAATGACCTTGCTGCGGCAAGTGTGCCCGGAGAAGTAATCTCCCATGCAGATTTCTACGACTATGAAGAGAAGTATTTGAATGACACAGCGGAATTGGTCGTCCCCGCGGACTTGAAGCCCGAAGCTCAGGAACGTGCCCGCTCCGCAGCTATAGCCGCATTCAGGGCCGTGGACGGCTCGGGGCTGGCACGGGTTGACATGTTCCTGACACCGGATGATCGAATCATTGTCAACGAGATCAATACATTGCCGGGTTTTACCTCCATAAGCATGTACCCGAAACTGTGGGAAGCAACCGGAATAAGCTATGCCAGGCTTATCGACGATCTCGTGGACCTGGCGTTGGAGCGCCACCGGGACAAGCAGGCCATCTGCACGGACAGAACACAGCCATGA
- a CDS encoding LysR family transcriptional regulator produces the protein MSLRVRSKIWVENDQGKLVIGTGRLRILEAIMEAGSINKAARKLKQPFRAVWGKIRATEERCGFKIVETTSEGSRLTKEGLELLWTYTRLRSRCEKYADAQFGELFNEDGRLGKTSVKTGSNVPPAR, from the coding sequence ATGTCGCTCCGAGTCCGTTCCAAAATCTGGGTGGAAAATGACCAGGGCAAACTGGTCATTGGCACGGGCCGACTCCGCATACTCGAAGCCATCATGGAGGCAGGTTCAATTAACAAGGCCGCTCGAAAATTGAAACAGCCTTTTCGAGCCGTATGGGGCAAAATCAGGGCCACCGAGGAACGCTGCGGTTTCAAAATAGTGGAGACCACCAGCGAAGGCTCCAGACTCACCAAAGAGGGCCTCGAGTTGTTGTGGACATATACAAGGTTACGAAGCCGTTGCGAAAAGTACGCGGACGCGCAATTCGGAGAGCTGTTCAACGAAGACGGCAGGTTAGGAAAAACCTCCGTGAAAACCGGTTCCAATGTGCCGCCTGCCAGGTAG
- the fdhD gene encoding formate dehydrogenase accessory sulfurtransferase FdhD, whose amino-acid sequence MLVQFPKDPTHPLTTEFAAQRYNKGVLESATISLAKEVPFTLFVNDNEILSISTLPTHLKELFVGFLVSEGVILSREELLECSVDYDNKLALVELNVPTERVEKLEQKGMLTSGCAGGLVFSLEAASVPSGPKVALPALPCSVILQRMRELDTFPGLYSVTRGVHAASVADWTRNLAILEDIGRHNAVDKIVGHCFLNQIETNNKLLLTTGRITSEVLVKAARSRFPIIVSRSSASALAISMAKQSGIDVVTYVRAGRFNYFSHGGVELVQD is encoded by the coding sequence TTGTTGGTTCAGTTCCCCAAAGACCCCACCCACCCGCTCACGACAGAATTTGCGGCTCAACGCTATAACAAAGGAGTTTTGGAGAGCGCGACCATTTCTCTGGCCAAAGAAGTTCCGTTCACTCTGTTTGTAAACGACAACGAAATATTGTCAATCTCGACTCTGCCGACCCACCTGAAAGAGCTTTTTGTTGGCTTCCTTGTTTCCGAGGGTGTGATTCTTTCGCGAGAGGAACTCCTGGAATGCTCGGTCGACTATGACAATAAATTGGCGCTTGTGGAACTGAATGTCCCGACCGAACGCGTCGAAAAGTTGGAGCAGAAGGGGATGCTCACGTCCGGCTGCGCGGGTGGGCTGGTCTTCTCGTTGGAGGCTGCTTCAGTTCCTTCAGGACCAAAGGTTGCACTTCCGGCCTTGCCCTGTTCCGTGATCCTGCAAAGAATGCGCGAGTTAGACACGTTTCCGGGGCTTTACAGTGTTACGCGGGGCGTCCATGCGGCCTCGGTTGCTGACTGGACCCGGAACCTGGCAATTCTCGAGGACATCGGCCGTCACAATGCCGTAGATAAAATCGTGGGCCATTGCTTTCTGAATCAAATCGAAACCAACAACAAGCTGCTTCTTACCACAGGGAGGATCACTTCCGAGGTGCTGGTCAAAGCGGCCAGGAGCCGGTTTCCCATAATAGTCTCCCGTTCGAGCGCCAGCGCCCTGGCGATTTCTATGGCAAAACAATCAGGAATTGATGTGGTTACTTACGTGAGGGCAGGACGCTTCAATTACTTTTCCCACGGAGGCGTGGAACTGGTTCAGGATTAG